A single Klebsiella variicola DNA region contains:
- the udp gene encoding uridine phosphorylase, translating into MSKSDVFHLGLTKNDLQGATLAIVPGDPERVEKIAALMDKPVKLASHREFTSWRAELDGKPVIVCSTGIGGPSTSIAVEELAQLGVRTFLRIGTTGAIQPHINVGDVLVTTASVRLDGASLHFAPMEFPAVADFACTTALVEAAKSIGATTHIGVTASSDTFYPGQERYDTFSGRVVSRFKGSMEEWQAMGVMNYEMESATLLTMCASQGLRAGMVAGVIVNRTQQEIPNAETMKQTESHAVKIVVEAARRLL; encoded by the coding sequence ATGTCCAAGTCTGATGTTTTTCATCTCGGCCTCACCAAGAACGATTTACAAGGGGCTACGCTGGCTATCGTCCCTGGCGATCCGGAGCGTGTGGAAAAGATCGCCGCGCTGATGGATAAGCCGGTCAAGCTGGCATCCCACCGCGAATTTACCTCCTGGCGCGCGGAGCTGGACGGCAAGCCGGTGATCGTCTGCTCTACCGGCATCGGCGGCCCGTCGACTTCTATCGCCGTGGAAGAGCTGGCGCAGCTGGGCGTGCGTACCTTCCTGCGTATCGGCACCACCGGCGCGATTCAACCGCACATTAACGTTGGCGATGTGCTGGTTACGACCGCTTCCGTTCGCCTGGACGGCGCCAGCCTGCACTTCGCGCCGATGGAGTTCCCGGCCGTCGCAGACTTCGCCTGCACCACCGCGCTGGTGGAAGCGGCGAAATCTATTGGTGCCACCACCCATATCGGCGTGACCGCCTCTTCGGATACCTTCTACCCAGGCCAGGAGCGTTACGACACCTTCTCCGGCCGCGTGGTGAGCCGCTTCAAGGGCTCAATGGAAGAGTGGCAGGCAATGGGCGTGATGAACTATGAAATGGAATCCGCCACGCTGCTGACCATGTGCGCCAGCCAGGGCCTGCGTGCCGGGATGGTCGCCGGGGTTATTGTGAACCGTACCCAGCAAGAGATCCCTAACGCCGAAACCATGAAGCAAACCGAAAGCCACGCGGTCAAAATCGTCGTGGAAGCGGCGCGTCGTCTGCTGTAA
- the rmuC gene encoding DNA recombination protein RmuC, which produces MDLSIIISAVIALAAGLMVGWLATKARADQIRADLIEERRELDIELSAARQQLVQEAHWREECELLNNELRSLRDINTSLEADLREVTTRLESTQLHAEDKIRQMVNSEQRLSEQFENLANRIFEHSNRRVDEQNRLSLHGLLTPLREQLDGFRRQVQESFGQEARERHTLAHEIRNLQQLNAQMAQEALNLTKALKGDNKTQGNWGEVVLTRVLEASGLREGYEYQTQVSIETDNRSRMQPDVIVRLPQGKDVVIDAKMTLVAYERYFNAEDDYTREVALQEHLASVRNHIRLLGRKDYQQLPGLRSLDYVLMFIPVEPAFLVAIDRQPELISEALQNNIMLVSPTTLLVALRTIANLWRYEHQSRNAQKIAERAGRLYDKMRLFVDDMSAIGQSLDKAQENYRQAMKKLASGRGNLLAQAEAFRGLGVEVKRGINPDLVEQATAQDDEYRLEDEDNLPENDAFSADSAEALHNREAAPPR; this is translated from the coding sequence GTGGATCTCTCAATCATTATCAGCGCGGTTATCGCACTGGCTGCCGGGTTAATGGTCGGCTGGCTGGCAACCAAAGCGCGCGCCGACCAAATCCGGGCCGATCTCATTGAGGAGCGGCGAGAGCTGGATATTGAGCTGAGCGCCGCCCGTCAGCAGCTGGTGCAGGAGGCCCACTGGCGTGAGGAGTGCGAGCTGCTGAACAATGAGCTGCGCAGTCTGCGGGATATCAATACCTCGCTGGAGGCCGATCTGCGTGAGGTCACCACCCGGCTCGAATCCACCCAGCTGCATGCGGAAGATAAGATCCGTCAGATGGTTAACAGCGAGCAGCGCCTGAGCGAGCAGTTTGAAAACCTCGCCAACCGTATTTTCGAACACAGCAACCGGCGCGTCGATGAGCAAAACCGCCTGAGTCTGCATGGTCTGCTGACCCCGCTGCGCGAACAGCTCGACGGGTTCCGCCGCCAGGTGCAGGAGAGCTTTGGCCAGGAGGCGCGGGAAAGGCACACCCTGGCGCATGAGATCCGCAATCTTCAGCAGCTGAACGCGCAGATGGCGCAGGAGGCACTGAACCTGACGAAAGCGCTGAAAGGTGATAACAAAACCCAGGGCAACTGGGGGGAAGTGGTCTTAACCCGCGTGCTGGAGGCTTCCGGCCTGCGCGAAGGCTATGAGTACCAGACCCAGGTCAGTATCGAGACCGATAACCGCTCGCGGATGCAGCCGGACGTCATTGTCCGCCTGCCGCAGGGCAAGGACGTGGTGATAGACGCCAAAATGACCCTGGTCGCCTATGAGCGCTATTTCAACGCCGAAGACGACTACACCCGCGAAGTCGCGCTGCAGGAACATCTTGCCTCGGTGCGAAACCATATTCGCCTGCTGGGACGCAAGGATTATCAACAACTGCCGGGGCTGCGCTCTCTCGACTACGTGCTGATGTTTATTCCCGTCGAGCCGGCGTTCCTGGTGGCCATCGACCGTCAGCCCGAGCTCATCAGCGAGGCGTTGCAAAATAATATCATGCTGGTCAGCCCGACGACGCTGCTGGTAGCCCTGCGTACTATCGCCAATCTGTGGCGCTATGAGCATCAGAGCCGCAACGCGCAGAAGATCGCCGAGCGGGCGGGGCGCCTTTACGACAAAATGCGCCTGTTTGTGGATGATATGTCCGCCATCGGCCAGAGTCTGGATAAGGCGCAAGAGAACTATCGCCAGGCGATGAAAAAGCTCGCTTCCGGGCGCGGGAACCTGCTGGCCCAGGCGGAAGCCTTTCGCGGCCTGGGGGTGGAGGTGAAGCGCGGGATAAATCCTGATTTAGTCGAACAAGCC